One window of Triticum dicoccoides isolate Atlit2015 ecotype Zavitan chromosome 5A, WEW_v2.0, whole genome shotgun sequence genomic DNA carries:
- the LOC119302060 gene encoding cinnamoyl-CoA reductase 2-like isoform X2 gives MPTRAEGNAGSGKTVCVTGAAGYIASWLVKLLLSRGYDVHGTVRHLGEEKTGHLRRLENASENLRLFQADLLDYDAMAAAIVGCQGVFHVATPVPSGILTDPEMLGPVVTGTTNVLKAASAADAERVVVVSSMVAVEINPKDWPQGKIRDESCWSDKEFCRSNESWYPVAKIAAEAAALEYGRATGLRVVTLNPALVFGPLLQPTINTSSQFLIYFLKGGPDETRDKLWHIVDVRDVADALLLLYEAPEATGRHICAPHFITARELLGLLKNMYPGYPCIAEESIRDMDHTAPMTSGKLEKLGWSSRPLRETITDTVEFCREAGFLEDGDGDDTPCRFPPLLNKV, from the exons ATGCCGACGCGCGCTGAGGGAAATGCCGGCAGCGGGAAGACGGTGTGCGTCACCGGCGCCGCCGGGTACATCGCCTCGTGGCTCGTGaagctcctcctctcccgcggctaCGACGTCCACGGCACCGTCCGCCACCTTG GCGAGGAGAAGACCGGCCATCTGAGGCGGTTAGAGAACGCTTCCGAAAACCTCAGGCTCTTCCAGGCTGACCTCCTTGATTACGACGCAATGGCAGCTGCCATCGTGGGATGCCAGGGAGTTTTTCATGTCGCCACTCCCGTTCCTTCGGGAATCCTAACCGATCCAGAG ATGCTGGGCCCTGTTGTTACTGGCACCACGAATGTGCTCAAGGCCGCCTCTGCCGCCGATGCCGAGAGAGTGGTCGTCGTGTCGTCCATGGTCGCCGTCGAGATCAACCCCAAAGACTGGCCCCAAGGTAAAATCAGAGATGAGAGCTGCTGGTCAGACAAAGAATTTTGCAGGAGCAACGAG AGCTGGTACCCTGTTGCAAAgatcgcggcggaggcggcggcactcGAGTACGGGCGGGCAACCGGGCTCCGCGTGGTGACTCTGAATCCGGCGCTGGTGTTCGGCCCCCTGCTCCAGCCGACCATCAACACGAGCAGCCAGTTCCTCATCTACTTCCTCAAAG GAGGCCCTGACGAGACGAGGGACAAGCTGTGGCATATCGTGGACGTCCGCGACGTCGCCGACGCGCTGCTCCTGCTCTACGAGGCGCCCGAGGCCACCGGCAGGCACATCTGCGCGCCTCACTTCATCACCGCCCGGGAGCTGCTGGGCTTGCTCAAGAACATGTACCCTGGGTACCCCTGCATAGCCGA GGAGAGCATACGTGACATGGATCACACGGCTCCGATGACCTCCGGGAAGCTGGAGAAGCTGGGGTGGAGCTCCCGGCCACTGAGGGAGACGATCACGGACACCGTCGAGTTCTGCCGGGAGGCTGGGTTTCTTGAGGACGGGGATGGTGATGATACGCCCTGCCGCTTCCCCCCTCTTCTCAACAAAGTCTAG
- the LOC119302060 gene encoding cinnamoyl-CoA reductase 2-like isoform X1 produces the protein MPTRAEGNAGSGKTVCVTGAAGYIASWLVKLLLSRGYDVHGTVRHLGEEKTGHLRRLENASENLRLFQADLLDYDAMAAAIVGCQGVFHVATPVPSGILTDPELQMLGPVVTGTTNVLKAASAADAERVVVVSSMVAVEINPKDWPQGKIRDESCWSDKEFCRSNESWYPVAKIAAEAAALEYGRATGLRVVTLNPALVFGPLLQPTINTSSQFLIYFLKGGPDETRDKLWHIVDVRDVADALLLLYEAPEATGRHICAPHFITARELLGLLKNMYPGYPCIAEESIRDMDHTAPMTSGKLEKLGWSSRPLRETITDTVEFCREAGFLEDGDGDDTPCRFPPLLNKV, from the exons ATGCCGACGCGCGCTGAGGGAAATGCCGGCAGCGGGAAGACGGTGTGCGTCACCGGCGCCGCCGGGTACATCGCCTCGTGGCTCGTGaagctcctcctctcccgcggctaCGACGTCCACGGCACCGTCCGCCACCTTG GCGAGGAGAAGACCGGCCATCTGAGGCGGTTAGAGAACGCTTCCGAAAACCTCAGGCTCTTCCAGGCTGACCTCCTTGATTACGACGCAATGGCAGCTGCCATCGTGGGATGCCAGGGAGTTTTTCATGTCGCCACTCCCGTTCCTTCGGGAATCCTAACCGATCCAGAG CTACAGATGCTGGGCCCTGTTGTTACTGGCACCACGAATGTGCTCAAGGCCGCCTCTGCCGCCGATGCCGAGAGAGTGGTCGTCGTGTCGTCCATGGTCGCCGTCGAGATCAACCCCAAAGACTGGCCCCAAGGTAAAATCAGAGATGAGAGCTGCTGGTCAGACAAAGAATTTTGCAGGAGCAACGAG AGCTGGTACCCTGTTGCAAAgatcgcggcggaggcggcggcactcGAGTACGGGCGGGCAACCGGGCTCCGCGTGGTGACTCTGAATCCGGCGCTGGTGTTCGGCCCCCTGCTCCAGCCGACCATCAACACGAGCAGCCAGTTCCTCATCTACTTCCTCAAAG GAGGCCCTGACGAGACGAGGGACAAGCTGTGGCATATCGTGGACGTCCGCGACGTCGCCGACGCGCTGCTCCTGCTCTACGAGGCGCCCGAGGCCACCGGCAGGCACATCTGCGCGCCTCACTTCATCACCGCCCGGGAGCTGCTGGGCTTGCTCAAGAACATGTACCCTGGGTACCCCTGCATAGCCGA GGAGAGCATACGTGACATGGATCACACGGCTCCGATGACCTCCGGGAAGCTGGAGAAGCTGGGGTGGAGCTCCCGGCCACTGAGGGAGACGATCACGGACACCGTCGAGTTCTGCCGGGAGGCTGGGTTTCTTGAGGACGGGGATGGTGATGATACGCCCTGCCGCTTCCCCCCTCTTCTCAACAAAGTCTAG